Proteins from one Salinispora arenicola genomic window:
- a CDS encoding prenyltransferase/squalene oxidase repeat-containing protein → MAGPRHGGYGTHEFRRTPGSGRSIPLGRIRICPGSVAAVVDTDAAIGYVVAHGDVVERARLGCLRTGTPATVEALDVAEGGQLPDGGWPAYLEGKVASVDATCFRLGELDDLGALGRPAARRALDWLAFRQLPEGGWEEDTALAGTAPEWARPGDPAAGIYLTANAAFWLSVAGLDARAAGPLDARVGGVYANVVHAAALFLAGRVSPDGTWPSFLAAGWLGAAVLFRQEMFQESARIQVALAERIGDMSPANVAWLAATLRRVGVDAQDWVLVRARRRLAETQRSDGGWESDDGHQFDVHATLAAIRACR, encoded by the coding sequence ATGGCGGGACCACGTCACGGCGGGTACGGCACGCACGAGTTTCGGCGTACGCCGGGCAGCGGGCGGTCGATTCCGCTGGGGCGGATTCGCATCTGCCCAGGTAGCGTGGCCGCCGTGGTGGATACCGATGCCGCGATCGGCTACGTGGTGGCACATGGGGATGTTGTGGAGCGTGCCCGGCTCGGCTGCCTGCGCACCGGTACGCCGGCGACCGTGGAGGCACTTGACGTCGCCGAGGGTGGCCAGCTGCCGGACGGTGGCTGGCCCGCGTACCTCGAGGGGAAGGTGGCCTCCGTTGACGCGACCTGCTTCCGCCTCGGTGAACTGGACGACCTCGGTGCCCTCGGTCGGCCCGCGGCCCGGCGGGCGCTGGACTGGCTCGCCTTTCGCCAGTTGCCGGAGGGGGGCTGGGAGGAGGACACCGCACTGGCCGGGACGGCGCCCGAGTGGGCCCGGCCGGGTGACCCGGCGGCGGGTATCTACCTGACGGCAAACGCGGCGTTCTGGCTGAGCGTAGCCGGGCTGGACGCCCGGGCGGCCGGACCGTTGGACGCCCGGGTCGGCGGCGTGTACGCGAACGTCGTGCATGCCGCCGCGCTGTTCCTGGCCGGTCGAGTGTCGCCGGACGGGACCTGGCCGTCGTTCCTCGCCGCCGGGTGGTTGGGTGCGGCGGTGCTGTTCCGACAGGAGATGTTCCAGGAGTCCGCCCGGATCCAGGTGGCGCTCGCCGAGCGAATCGGCGACATGTCCCCGGCGAACGTCGCGTGGCTGGCCGCGACGCTGCGCCGGGTCGGCGTGGACGCGCAGGACTGGGTCCTGGTGCGTGCCCGCCGCCGGCTCGCCGAGACCCAACGCAGCGACGGCGGCTGGGAGAGCGACGACGGGCACCAGTTCGACGTCCACGCGACGCTGGCCGCGATCCGCGCCTGCCGTTGA
- a CDS encoding TetR/AcrR family transcriptional regulator, whose amino-acid sequence MKNSEAPMTAVGNGAQTAGRPTRLPRSARRRQLLAAAQEVFVAQGYHAAAMDDIAERAGVSKPVLYQHFPGKMELYLALLDTHCDAIVAKVQEAMRSTTDNKERVSASVRAYFDFVDHESEAFRLVFESDLRNDPAVRQRVERVEQGCIAAITDTIISDTGVSRAHAELLASGLVGAAETAAQFWLARGRRVAKAEAESLVAALSWRGIASFPLQGESA is encoded by the coding sequence ATGAAGAACTCGGAGGCTCCCATGACCGCTGTGGGGAACGGCGCCCAGACTGCCGGCCGGCCCACCCGCCTACCCCGGTCAGCTCGCCGCAGGCAGTTGCTCGCCGCGGCGCAGGAGGTGTTCGTCGCGCAGGGGTACCACGCGGCCGCGATGGACGACATCGCCGAACGCGCGGGGGTCTCCAAGCCGGTGCTGTACCAACACTTCCCCGGCAAGATGGAGCTCTACCTGGCGCTGCTCGACACCCACTGCGACGCCATCGTGGCGAAGGTGCAGGAAGCGATGCGCAGCACCACCGACAACAAGGAGCGTGTCAGCGCCTCCGTCCGTGCCTACTTCGACTTCGTCGACCACGAAAGCGAGGCGTTCCGCCTGGTCTTCGAGTCGGACCTCCGTAACGATCCGGCGGTGCGGCAGCGGGTCGAGCGGGTCGAGCAGGGCTGCATCGCGGCGATCACCGACACGATCATCTCGGACACCGGTGTAAGCCGGGCACACGCCGAGCTGCTGGCCTCCGGACTGGTCGGAGCGGCCGAGACTGCGGCGCAGTTCTGGCTGGCCAGGGGCCGGCGGGTGGCGAAGGCGGAGGCGGAGTCGTTGGTCGCCGCGCTCTCCTGGCGGGGCATCGCGAGCTTCCCGCTGCAAGGTGAGTCAGCCTGA
- a CDS encoding glutamate-5-semialdehyde dehydrogenase, whose translation MSVVEQAQRARTAAAELAVATRSVKDAALHAMADALVARTPEILAANGADLAAGREGGLNAAVLDRLALDTGRVADIADALRQMAALPDPIGEVVRGSTLPNGLELRQVRVPFGVVGIVYEARPNVTVDAAGICLKSGNAVLLRGSSSAAQSNAALVAVLRDAVAGAGLPADSVQLLDATTRDSVKELMRARGLVDVLIPRGGAALIRTVVEESTVPVIETGVGNCHVYVDAAADVSKAVAIALNAKTQRLSTCNTAESLLVHAAVADAFLPPALAALAAAGVTVHGCPEVARYSAAVLPATDEDYATEYLSADISVAVVNSLDAAVAHIRRYGTGHTEAIVTDSQPAAREFVARVDAAAVMVNASTRFTDGGEFGFGAEIGISTQKLHARGPMGLPELTSTKYVVTGDGQLR comes from the coding sequence ATGAGCGTCGTCGAGCAGGCACAGCGAGCCCGGACAGCGGCGGCGGAGTTGGCCGTCGCCACCCGGTCCGTCAAGGATGCCGCGCTACACGCGATGGCCGACGCGCTGGTGGCACGCACGCCCGAGATCCTGGCGGCGAACGGCGCAGACCTGGCCGCCGGACGCGAAGGTGGCCTCAACGCGGCCGTTCTCGACCGGCTCGCCCTCGACACGGGGCGGGTGGCCGACATCGCCGACGCGCTGCGCCAGATGGCCGCGCTTCCCGACCCGATAGGTGAGGTCGTCCGGGGCTCGACCCTGCCCAACGGCCTGGAGCTGCGGCAGGTGCGGGTGCCGTTCGGGGTGGTGGGCATCGTCTACGAGGCGCGACCGAACGTCACCGTCGACGCGGCCGGCATCTGCCTGAAATCCGGCAACGCGGTACTGCTGCGGGGATCCTCCTCCGCCGCACAGTCGAACGCCGCGCTGGTCGCGGTGCTGCGCGACGCGGTCGCCGGCGCTGGCCTACCGGCAGACTCGGTGCAGCTGCTCGACGCCACGACCCGCGACTCGGTCAAGGAACTGATGCGTGCCCGGGGTCTGGTCGACGTGCTGATCCCGCGCGGCGGAGCGGCGCTGATCCGCACTGTGGTCGAGGAGTCGACCGTCCCGGTGATCGAGACCGGGGTAGGCAACTGTCACGTCTATGTTGACGCTGCCGCGGATGTGTCGAAGGCCGTCGCGATCGCCCTGAACGCGAAAACCCAGCGCCTGTCCACCTGCAACACGGCCGAGTCGCTGCTGGTGCACGCCGCCGTCGCGGACGCCTTCCTGCCGCCGGCGCTGGCCGCTCTCGCGGCAGCCGGGGTGACCGTACACGGCTGCCCGGAGGTCGCCCGGTACTCCGCCGCCGTGTTGCCGGCAACCGACGAGGACTACGCCACCGAGTACCTGTCGGCGGACATCTCAGTCGCCGTCGTCAACTCGCTGGACGCGGCGGTCGCCCACATCAGGCGATACGGCACTGGGCACACCGAGGCGATCGTGACCGACTCCCAGCCGGCCGCCCGCGAGTTCGTGGCCCGGGTCGACGCGGCGGCGGTGATGGTGAACGCCTCCACCCGGTTCACCGACGGCGGGGAGTTCGGCTTCGGTGCCGAGATCGGCATCTCCACCCAGAAGCTGCACGCCCGCGGACCGATGGGGCTGCCCGAGCTGACCAGCACGAAGTACGTGGTGACCGGCGACGGTCAGTTGCGCTGA
- the moeZ gene encoding adenylyltransferase/sulfurtransferase MoeZ, which translates to MARFATADPGESTVSLPPLVEPAAELTVDEVRRYSRHLIIPDVGVEGQKRLKNARVLCVGAGGLGSPALMYLAAAGVGTLGIVDFDTVDESNLQRQIIHGVSDVGRAKAESAAATIREINPLVAVEIHDVALDRDNVKDIFARYDLIVDGTDNFATRYMVNDAAVLLGKPYVWGSIYRFDGQASVFWAEHGPCYRCLYPEPPPPGMVPSCAEGGVLGVLCASIGSIQVNEAIKLLAGIGEPLVGRLMVYDALEMSYRKIKVRKDPNCALCGENPTVTDLLADYEDFCGAVSAEAQEAVIDATITAGELKAWQDAGKDFLLVDVREPAEFEIVRIPGATLIPKGEIISGEALVKLPQDRQIVLHCKSGVRSAEALAALKAAGFRDAVHVQGGVLSWIKQVDPSLPAY; encoded by the coding sequence ATGGCGCGGTTCGCCACCGCCGATCCCGGGGAGTCCACCGTGTCGCTGCCCCCGCTCGTCGAGCCCGCCGCCGAGCTGACCGTTGACGAGGTCCGTCGCTACTCACGCCACCTGATCATCCCGGATGTCGGGGTCGAGGGCCAGAAGCGGCTGAAGAATGCCCGGGTGCTCTGTGTCGGTGCCGGTGGTCTCGGCTCGCCGGCGCTGATGTACCTGGCCGCCGCCGGGGTGGGTACGCTCGGCATCGTCGATTTCGACACTGTCGACGAATCCAACCTCCAGCGTCAGATCATCCATGGCGTGTCCGATGTCGGCCGGGCCAAGGCGGAATCGGCCGCCGCGACCATCCGAGAGATCAACCCGCTGGTTGCGGTGGAGATCCACGACGTGGCGTTGGATCGGGACAACGTCAAAGACATCTTCGCCCGATATGACCTGATCGTGGACGGCACCGACAACTTCGCCACCCGGTACATGGTCAACGACGCGGCTGTGCTGCTCGGAAAGCCGTACGTGTGGGGCTCGATCTACCGCTTCGACGGGCAGGCGTCGGTGTTCTGGGCCGAGCACGGTCCCTGCTATCGCTGCCTCTACCCGGAGCCTCCGCCGCCCGGTATGGTGCCGTCCTGCGCGGAGGGCGGCGTGCTCGGCGTGCTGTGCGCGTCGATCGGCTCGATCCAGGTGAACGAGGCGATCAAGCTACTCGCCGGCATCGGTGAGCCGCTGGTCGGTCGGCTCATGGTCTACGACGCACTGGAGATGAGCTACCGCAAGATCAAGGTGCGGAAGGACCCGAACTGCGCCCTCTGCGGCGAGAACCCCACGGTCACCGACCTGCTGGCAGACTACGAGGACTTCTGCGGCGCGGTGTCGGCTGAAGCCCAGGAGGCGGTGATCGACGCGACGATCACCGCGGGTGAACTGAAGGCGTGGCAGGATGCCGGTAAGGACTTTCTCCTGGTTGACGTGCGGGAGCCGGCCGAATTCGAGATCGTGCGGATTCCGGGCGCCACGCTGATTCCCAAGGGCGAGATCATCTCTGGCGAGGCGCTGGTCAAGCTTCCGCAGGACCGCCAGATCGTGCTGCACTGCAAATCAGGTGTCCGCTCCGCGGAGGCGCTCGCCGCGCTGAAAGCCGCCGGCTTCCGGGACGCGGTGCACGTCCAGGGCGGCGTTCTCTCCTGGATCAAGCAGGTCGATCCGTCGCTGCCCGCGTACTGA
- a CDS encoding helix-turn-helix domain-containing protein, producing MASEEVTPQAAFARFVRRAIDDARAERGWTVTELATHTGIGRSTVFRWLAGDWHDYPELAKVRSFCAALGLPVAAAFRALGLPDTGPVPRGRDDGPVEADVRVILQHLADPTVPVEEKHHIRDLLRYLAQRPIRRIG from the coding sequence ATGGCTTCGGAGGAAGTAACACCGCAGGCGGCGTTCGCACGCTTCGTCCGGCGGGCCATCGACGACGCCCGCGCGGAGCGCGGCTGGACGGTGACCGAACTGGCAACCCACACCGGGATCGGTCGTTCCACCGTCTTCCGCTGGCTAGCCGGTGACTGGCATGACTATCCCGAACTGGCAAAGGTTCGAAGCTTCTGCGCCGCGCTGGGCCTGCCCGTCGCCGCCGCGTTCCGCGCTCTCGGACTGCCGGACACCGGGCCCGTGCCACGTGGGCGCGACGACGGGCCGGTCGAGGCCGACGTCCGGGTGATCCTCCAACACCTCGCCGACCCGACGGTGCCGGTCGAGGAGAAACACCACATCCGGGATCTGCTCCGCTATCTGGCCCAGCGGCCGATCCGTCGGATCGGCTGA
- a CDS encoding class I SAM-dependent methyltransferase: protein MPEPLHAALAEVRALLLAPGLSRAVGAGHRRGLRPTVHRAELRPVTLKSGPRLQITTSDGSRPHTRNVGWDGEADAAVDALLAEPFGNWHVETAETTLQLRVTKSGAAQVHRAAAQPVAEPAAHDRTKAHLLDPGDPIFTVIGASAAKRRQVDAFLRALAATLPDDLAGPLHVVDLGCGNAYLTFAAYHWLTQRGLDVHLIGVDVREDQRQRNTELARRLGWTDRVRFVAGTIADAPVGSAPDLVLALHACDTATDEALARAVRWGSRWVLAAPCCHHDIAAQLRSQPTPPPYELLTRQGILRERFADVLTDAVRAGLLRLHGYRAEVVEFVDSRHTPRNLLIRARRTGAIPTGERWTEYRTLVDGWRVTPRLAMLLDEPPAGTSTGAAVAD, encoded by the coding sequence ATGCCGGAACCGCTGCACGCCGCGCTCGCTGAGGTACGGGCGCTGCTGCTCGCACCCGGGCTCAGCCGGGCGGTGGGCGCCGGACACCGCCGTGGGCTTCGCCCGACGGTGCACCGCGCGGAGCTACGGCCGGTCACCCTCAAATCCGGCCCCCGACTCCAGATCACCACCTCGGACGGGAGTAGGCCGCACACCCGCAACGTCGGTTGGGACGGGGAAGCGGACGCGGCGGTGGACGCACTGTTGGCCGAACCTTTCGGCAACTGGCATGTGGAGACCGCGGAGACGACCCTGCAACTGCGGGTCACGAAGTCCGGTGCGGCACAGGTACACCGTGCGGCGGCCCAACCGGTAGCCGAGCCGGCCGCCCACGACCGGACGAAGGCCCACCTACTCGATCCCGGTGACCCGATCTTCACTGTGATCGGTGCGTCGGCGGCCAAACGGCGACAGGTGGACGCCTTTCTGCGGGCGCTCGCCGCAACGCTCCCGGACGATCTCGCCGGTCCGCTGCACGTCGTCGACCTGGGTTGCGGAAACGCGTACCTGACCTTCGCCGCGTACCACTGGTTGACCCAACGGGGCCTCGACGTCCACCTGATCGGTGTCGACGTACGCGAGGACCAGCGCCAACGCAACACCGAGTTGGCCCGGCGGCTGGGTTGGACCGACCGGGTGCGCTTCGTCGCGGGCACGATCGCCGACGCCCCGGTCGGGTCCGCTCCCGATCTGGTGCTGGCCCTGCACGCCTGCGACACCGCCACCGACGAGGCGCTGGCACGGGCGGTGCGGTGGGGGTCTCGCTGGGTGCTCGCGGCGCCGTGCTGCCACCACGACATCGCCGCGCAACTGCGCTCCCAGCCAACTCCGCCCCCATATGAACTACTGACTCGGCAGGGCATCCTCCGCGAGCGGTTCGCGGACGTGCTCACCGATGCGGTCCGGGCAGGGCTGTTGCGCCTACACGGCTACCGGGCCGAGGTGGTCGAGTTCGTCGACTCCCGGCACACACCCCGGAACCTGCTCATCCGGGCCCGGCGTACCGGGGCGATCCCCACCGGTGAGCGCTGGACGGAGTACCGGACCCTGGTGGATGGATGGAGGGTGACCCCGAGGCTGGCGATGCTGCTCGACGAGCCACCCGCTGGGACGTCCACCGGTGCGGCCGTAGCCGACTGA
- a CDS encoding DEAD/DEAH box helicase yields MSELTHNLMDGTELAATAPVRPEAPTFAELGARQETVDALAAAGITRAFAIQEYALPIALRGVDLIGQAPTGTGKTLGFGVPLLEQVLAPAEGGDGTPQALVVVPTRELGIQVAKDLQAAGSTRGVRVLPIYGGVAYEPQIEALRSGVEILVGTPGRLLDLAKQKHLKLDRVRALVLDEADRMLDLGFLDDVERILAILPEDRQTMLFSATMPDPIVALSRRFLRRPVTIHAGHTAETGPSPQTQQLAYRTHSLNKIEIVARILQARGRGLTMIFTRTKRAADRVAADLDFRGFAVAAVHGDLGQGARERALRAFRTGKIDTLVATDVAARGIDVSGVTHVLNYDCPEDQDTYTHRIGRTGRAGASGVAVTFVDWDDMPRWRIIDKTLGLDMPEPPETYHTSPHLYADLDISPEVTGTLPTGARTRAGLSAEVEEDLGGRARRGDSRGTRRGAGRNRRRDRGGDAGSGAAATTEPAEATETAERPPRRRQRRRGGEVVSSGQPAVTTAETDEPAVVDPQGAAAPKPRRRRRRRGGGSGTGAAAGTTTD; encoded by the coding sequence ATGAGCGAACTCACCCACAACCTCATGGACGGCACCGAACTCGCCGCCACCGCACCAGTACGCCCGGAAGCGCCTACCTTCGCCGAGTTGGGCGCACGTCAGGAGACCGTCGACGCGCTGGCCGCGGCCGGCATCACCCGGGCCTTCGCCATCCAGGAGTACGCACTGCCGATCGCGTTGCGCGGCGTCGACCTGATCGGCCAAGCCCCGACCGGTACCGGCAAGACCCTTGGCTTCGGCGTCCCACTGCTGGAGCAGGTCCTCGCTCCCGCTGAGGGCGGCGACGGCACCCCGCAGGCGCTGGTCGTCGTTCCGACCCGCGAGCTGGGCATCCAGGTCGCCAAGGACCTCCAGGCCGCGGGAAGCACCCGTGGTGTCCGAGTACTACCGATCTACGGCGGGGTGGCGTACGAGCCACAGATCGAGGCGCTCCGCTCGGGTGTCGAGATCCTGGTCGGCACCCCCGGCAGGCTACTCGACCTGGCCAAGCAGAAGCACCTGAAGCTCGATCGGGTTCGCGCACTCGTCCTGGACGAGGCCGACCGAATGCTCGACCTGGGTTTCCTCGACGACGTCGAGAGGATCCTGGCGATACTGCCGGAGGACCGGCAGACGATGCTCTTCTCGGCGACCATGCCGGACCCGATCGTCGCGCTGTCCCGGCGCTTCCTACGCCGGCCGGTGACAATCCACGCCGGGCACACCGCCGAGACCGGCCCGTCACCCCAGACCCAGCAGTTGGCCTACCGCACCCACTCACTTAACAAGATCGAGATTGTGGCGCGGATCCTCCAGGCCAGGGGGCGCGGACTGACCATGATCTTCACCCGGACCAAGCGGGCGGCCGACCGGGTAGCAGCAGACCTGGACTTCCGTGGATTCGCCGTGGCCGCCGTGCACGGCGACCTCGGGCAGGGCGCGCGGGAGCGGGCGCTGCGGGCGTTCCGCACCGGCAAGATCGACACTTTGGTCGCCACCGACGTGGCCGCCCGGGGCATTGACGTCAGCGGCGTCACCCACGTCCTCAACTACGACTGTCCGGAAGACCAGGACACATACACCCACCGGATCGGCCGGACCGGGCGGGCGGGGGCGAGCGGCGTCGCGGTGACCTTCGTCGACTGGGACGACATGCCGCGCTGGCGGATCATCGACAAGACCCTCGGCCTGGACATGCCGGAGCCGCCGGAGACCTACCACACCTCCCCGCACCTCTATGCGGACCTTGACATCTCCCCTGAGGTCACCGGCACCCTGCCAACCGGCGCACGAACCCGGGCCGGACTCTCCGCCGAGGTCGAGGAAGACCTCGGCGGGCGAGCCCGCCGAGGCGATAGCCGGGGCACCCGCCGCGGCGCAGGCCGCAACCGCCGCCGGGACCGCGGCGGGGACGCCGGAAGTGGTGCTGCCGCGACCACGGAGCCGGCCGAGGCAACCGAAACCGCGGAGCGCCCACCCCGCCGACGGCAACGCCGCCGGGGCGGCGAGGTGGTGTCCAGCGGCCAACCCGCGGTAACCACCGCCGAGACCGACGAGCCGGCTGTCGTCGACCCGCAGGGGGCAGCGGCGCCGAAGCCACGGCGGCGTCGGCGTCGCCGTGGTGGTGGCTCGGGCACCGGTGCGGCGGCCGGGACAACCACCGACTGA
- a CDS encoding DUF3107 domain-containing protein: MEVKIGVQYAPRELVLESAQSPAEIERIVTDAIASDGGTLSLTDERGRRIIVPVDKVAYVEIAEASPRAVGFTAR; this comes from the coding sequence GTGGAGGTCAAGATCGGCGTGCAGTACGCGCCGCGGGAGCTGGTTCTGGAGAGCGCGCAGTCGCCGGCCGAGATCGAGCGGATCGTAACCGACGCCATCGCCAGCGACGGCGGCACCCTCTCCCTCACCGATGAGAGAGGGCGGCGGATCATCGTACCGGTCGACAAGGTCGCCTACGTCGAGATCGCCGAGGCGTCCCCCCGAGCGGTCGGGTTCACCGCCCGCTGA
- a CDS encoding RecQ family ATP-dependent DNA helicase produces MGQDRMAVREQAETVLRRLAGEHARLRDDQWRAIEALVVDRRRVLCVQRTGWGKSAVYFVATALLRAAGEHGPTVIVSPLLALMRNQVDSAARAGIRARTINSANLDEWDEITGEIHAGTVDVLLISPERLNNPDFRDTVLPKLAATTGLLVVDEAHCVSDWGHDFRPDYRRLRTFLGNLPVGTPVLATTATANARVTQDVAEQLGDSSRPGVGPEALVLRGSLDRESLRLGVVDLPGPAYRLAWLADHLEDLPGSGIVYTLTVAAAAETAEFLRSRGYAVASYTGQADDADRRAAEQDLLDNKIKALVATSALGMGFDKPDLGFVVHLGAPPSPIAYYQQVGRAGRAVVHAEVLLLPGGAEDAAIWRYFASLAFPPESQVRTVLAALPTDRPLSTQALEPMVDLRRTRLELMLKVLDVDGAVRRVRGGWVATGAPWTYDEARLRRVAAARTAEQAAMREYATTPGCRLRYLRECLDDGAATDCGRCDRCAAPTFQADVSDDALRAAEAFLGRPGLGIPPKKLWPTGLAAVGVPLKGRIALPEQALPGRAVGRLSDLGWGGRLRELVGPDAVDADVPDDVVAAVVEVLRAWAHGADPWPRRPVGVVAIGSHCRARLVASLAGRIAVVGRMPLFGTVAVAADGGPRGNSAQRVRALHGSVALPPELAGALAGLDGPVLLVDDLVDSGWTMTMVARELRRAGATDVLPLALAVAG; encoded by the coding sequence ATGGGCCAGGACCGAATGGCGGTACGTGAGCAGGCCGAGACGGTGCTACGGCGGTTGGCCGGGGAACACGCCCGGCTCCGCGACGACCAGTGGCGGGCGATCGAGGCGCTGGTGGTCGACCGGCGGCGGGTGCTCTGCGTCCAGCGCACCGGTTGGGGGAAGTCGGCGGTCTACTTCGTGGCCACCGCGCTGCTGCGGGCGGCCGGCGAGCACGGGCCCACCGTCATCGTCTCGCCGTTGCTGGCGTTGATGCGCAACCAGGTCGACTCGGCCGCTCGGGCCGGTATCCGGGCGCGGACCATCAACTCCGCGAACCTCGACGAGTGGGACGAGATAACCGGAGAGATCCACGCCGGAACGGTGGACGTGCTCCTGATCAGTCCGGAACGGCTCAACAACCCCGACTTCCGGGACACCGTACTGCCGAAGCTGGCGGCCACCACCGGGCTGCTCGTGGTGGACGAGGCGCACTGCGTCTCCGACTGGGGACACGACTTCCGCCCCGACTATCGCCGGTTGCGGACGTTTCTCGGCAACCTGCCGGTCGGCACGCCGGTGCTCGCCACCACGGCCACCGCCAACGCCCGGGTCACCCAGGACGTCGCCGAGCAACTCGGCGATTCGTCCCGGCCCGGGGTGGGGCCCGAGGCACTGGTGCTGCGGGGCAGTCTTGACCGGGAGTCGCTGCGGCTCGGGGTGGTCGACCTGCCCGGCCCGGCGTACCGGCTGGCCTGGCTCGCCGACCACCTGGAGGACCTGCCGGGCTCCGGCATCGTCTACACGCTGACGGTGGCTGCGGCGGCGGAGACCGCCGAGTTCCTGCGGTCCCGGGGCTACGCGGTGGCGTCGTACACCGGTCAGGCCGACGACGCGGACCGCCGCGCCGCCGAGCAGGACCTTCTCGACAACAAGATCAAGGCATTGGTGGCCACCAGCGCGCTCGGGATGGGGTTCGACAAGCCGGACCTCGGGTTCGTGGTGCACCTCGGCGCCCCACCCTCTCCCATCGCGTACTACCAACAGGTCGGCCGGGCCGGCCGGGCCGTTGTCCACGCCGAGGTGCTGCTGCTGCCCGGCGGCGCCGAGGACGCCGCCATCTGGCGGTACTTCGCCTCGCTCGCCTTCCCACCGGAGAGTCAGGTGCGGACGGTGCTGGCGGCGCTGCCCACCGACCGCCCACTCTCCACGCAGGCACTCGAACCGATGGTGGACCTGCGCCGTACCCGGCTGGAGCTGATGCTCAAGGTTCTGGACGTGGACGGCGCGGTCCGCCGGGTACGCGGGGGTTGGGTCGCCACCGGTGCACCGTGGACCTACGACGAGGCTCGATTGCGCCGGGTCGCCGCGGCCCGCACCGCCGAACAGGCGGCGATGCGGGAATACGCCACCACCCCTGGCTGCCGCCTGCGGTACCTCCGGGAGTGCCTGGACGACGGCGCAGCGACCGACTGTGGGCGGTGCGACCGCTGCGCCGCACCGACCTTCCAGGCCGATGTGTCCGATGACGCCCTGCGGGCCGCGGAGGCCTTCCTCGGCCGTCCCGGGCTCGGAATCCCGCCGAAGAAGCTCTGGCCGACCGGCCTGGCCGCGGTGGGCGTTCCGCTGAAGGGGCGGATCGCCCTCCCGGAGCAGGCGCTGCCCGGTCGGGCCGTCGGGCGCCTGTCCGACCTCGGCTGGGGCGGGCGGCTTCGCGAGTTGGTCGGGCCGGACGCGGTCGACGCGGACGTGCCGGACGACGTGGTCGCCGCCGTGGTCGAGGTGCTCCGGGCGTGGGCGCATGGCGCCGATCCGTGGCCGCGTCGCCCGGTCGGGGTGGTCGCGATCGGCTCCCACTGCCGAGCCCGGCTGGTCGCCTCGCTCGCCGGTCGGATCGCCGTAGTGGGCCGGATGCCGCTGTTCGGCACCGTCGCGGTGGCTGCCGACGGCGGGCCCCGCGGCAACAGCGCCCAACGGGTACGCGCCCTGCACGGCTCGGTGGCCCTGCCGCCGGAGCTGGCCGGGGCTCTTGCCGGGCTGGACGGTCCGGTGCTGCTCGTCGACGACCTGGTCGACTCGGGGTGGACCATGACGATGGTGGCCCGGGAACTGCGCCGAGCGGGAGCGACGGACGTGCTCCCGCTCGCCCTGGCGGTCGCCGGTTGA